One Helianthus annuus cultivar XRQ/B chromosome 7, HanXRQr2.0-SUNRISE, whole genome shotgun sequence genomic region harbors:
- the LOC110882093 gene encoding parthenolide synthase: protein MEIFTIFPSWLLTTALVLFMFCMFLYTLRSNKSSITTPKLPPNPPKLPIIGNLHKLIGKPRHEALWQLSKEYGPVMLFYIGSKPYLIISSPAMAKQVLKTQDHIFCSRPLSKGAKRLTYNYLDIAFSPPSDHRREMRKILVSEFLGPKRARLFNHFLVSEIETMVRSIGSHPPNIAVNLNKLIFATVKGVVCKVAFGNNYRQQPIKGPSWEELVYESLEIFGGLIGDSFPWAGRFIDYVSGWNDRIETCFTNLDAYIESIIDDHKNQIAEVTDDEKDFVHALLELSSEDNTSGHRLTKEDVKALIMDILGAGVDTTIVTLVWAMSEIARSVRVMQKLQTEIRNHTGRKPKVDILDITKMTYLKMVVKETLRLHAPVPLLIPHECMSHCQIGGYDVLPGTGALINAWGIGRDPSTWGENAAEFYPERFEKFEVDFEMVPFGSGRRSCPAMNTAPTTIEFVLANLLYWFDWEVPDGVKNEDLNMQEEGTLVLRKKVPLRLVPTKYNWDD, encoded by the exons ATGGAGATCTTCACTATCTTCCCTTCATGGCTTCTTACAACAGCACTAGTTTTGTTCATGTTCTGCATGTTTCTATACACTCTAAGATCAAATAAATCATCCATAACAACCCCTAAGCTTCCCCCAAACCCTCCAAAGCTTCCAATAATTGGAAACTTGCACAAACTAATAGGTAAACCTCGTCACGAAGCCCTTTGGCAACTCTCCAAAGAATATGGTCCAGTTATGCTATTTTATATTGGCTCAAAACCATACCTTATCATCTCTTCTCCTGCCATGGCCAAACAAGTCTTGAAAACACAAGATCATATATTTTGTTCCCGTCCATTGTCCAAAGGCGCGAAGCGGCTAACTTACAACTACTTGGACATCGCATTCTCCCCTCCAAGCGATCACCGAAGGGAGATGCGCAAGATTTTGGTGTCTGAGTTCCTAGGTCCTAAAAGAGCTCgattgtttaatcattttttgGTGTCCGAGATTGAAACCATGGTTCGTTCAATAGGGTCACATCCACCAAACATTGCAGTAAACCTAAACAAGCTGATTTTCGCAACGGTGAAAGGGGTGGTGTGCAAGGTGGCGTTTGGTAACAACTATAGACAACAACCAATTAAGGGTCCGTCATGGGAAGAGTTGGTTTATGAATCCCTGGAAATATTTGGTGGATTGATCGGGGATTCTTTTCCATGGGCGGGCCGATTTATAGATTATGTTAGTGGATGGAACGATAGGATCGAGACATGCTTTACTAATCTTGATGCATACATCGAGTCGATCATCGATGATCATAAGAATCAAATTGCAGAAGTAACTGATGATGAAAAGGATTTTGTGCATGCTTTACTTGAGTTGTCTTCCGAAGATAATACTTCTGGCCATCGGTTGACCAAAGAAGATGTCAAAGCGCTTATAATG GACATACTCGGTGCTGGAGTTGATACGACTATTGTAACGTTGGTGTGGGCAATGTCTGAGATCGCTAGAAGCGTTCGAGTGATGCAAAAGTTGCAAACTGAAATCCGAAACCACACAGGACGAAAACCAAAAGTAGATATATTGGACATAACAAAAATGACATACTTGAAAATGGTGGTAAAAGAAACATTAAGGCTACACGCTCCAGTCCCATTGTTAATCCCACATGAATGCATGAGCCATTGTCAAATTGGTGGTTACGACGTCTTACCTGGGACGGGTGCTTTAATCAATGCGTGGGGAATAGGAAGAGATCCAAGCACTTGGGGAGAGAATGCGGCTGAGTTCTATCCAGAAAGGTTTGAGAAGTTTGAGGTTGATTTTGAGATGGTCCCGTTTGGGAGTGGACGAAGATCATGTCCAGCAATGAACACGGCTCCTACAACTATTGAGTTTGTGTTAGCAAATCTGCTTTACTGGTTTGATTGGGAAGTTCCTGATGGAGTGAAGAATGAAGATTTGAACATGCAAGAAGAGGGCACCTTAGTTCTCCGTAAGAAAGTACCACTTCGCCTTGTGCCCACAAAGTATAATTGGGATGATTAG